Part of the Propionimicrobium sp. PCR01-08-3 genome, TCACCACGAAGATCCACATGGCCTCGACGGCCTGGTTATAGCGAATCCGTCCCTGCCGGGTGCGCCACTGTGAATAGGCAAATCCGGCCGCACCGATCGCGAAGATCACCAATGTGAACACGTCGAAGCCCGGGCCGCCGAGCAGCCCGTTCAAGAAGCCGTTGGCCACGTTGTAATAGGGCTTGGGGAACGGCGACAGCGAGACGTTGTCGAGGATCTGGTAGGTCAGGCCACGGAAGAGCAACATGCCGGCCAGCGTCACGATGAATCCCGGGATGCCGACGAAGGCGACCCAGAATCCCTGCCAGGCCCCGATGAGCAGGCCGAACACGATGGCGGCGAGCACTCCCACCCACCACGGCAGGCCTTGTCTGATGACCAGTACCGCCGACAGCGCTCCGGTCACCGCGACCACCGAACCCACTGACAGGTCGATCTGACCGAGCACGATGACGAAGAGCATGCCGATAGCGAGCACCAGCACGTAGGAGTACTGGAGGACGATATTGGTGATATTGCCGGGGCTGAGGAATGAGGGATTCAGCGCGGAGAAAAGGATGACGATGACGACGAAGGCAAGCAGAATACCGCTTTGCTGCACGTTCTTCGACAGCATTTCCTTCAAATTGAATTTTCCACTCATTTCACTGGCTCCTTGGCCGGCTCGATGGTCATGTACTCCATGAGCTTTTCCTGATTTGCTTCGGCGATCGGGAAGTCGCCGGTGATGCGCCCATAGGCGAGTGTGTAGACACGATCGCACATACCGAGCACCTCTTCGAGTTCGGAAGAGATGACGATCACCGACTTACCGGCTGCGACCATGGAATTGATCAGCGTGTAGATCTCATATTTGGCGCCGACGTCGATGCCGCGCGTGGGCTCGTCCAAGATCAGCACGTCGGCTTCGGTGAACAGCCATTTGGCGAGCACCACCTTTTGCTGGTTTCCTCCGGAAAGCGATCCGACGATCTGCAGCACCGACTGCGCGCGGATATTCATCTGCTCGCGGTATCTCTCGGCGACCGCCAGCTCCTCGTTTCCATTGACGAAGCCGGAGCTTGAGATCTTGTCCTTGCCGGCCATGGCTATGTTGTGCCGCACGTCGTCGATGAGATTCAGCCCGTAGACCTTGCGGTCCTCGGTGGCATAGGCGATGCCGTGATGAATGGCTTCCTTGACGGTGCGAGTGTGAATTTCCTGACCGTCCTTGAAGATGCGGCCGGACTGGTAGCGGCCATAGGAGCGTCCGAAGATACTCATGGCCAACTCGGTGCGGCCGGCGCCCATCAGGCCCGCGATACCGATGACTTCGCCGTGCCGGACGTTGAAGGAGGCGTCCTTG contains:
- the mmsB gene encoding multiple monosaccharide ABC transporter permease; translated protein: MSGKFNLKEMLSKNVQQSGILLAFVVIVILFSALNPSFLSPGNITNIVLQYSYVLVLAIGMLFVIVLGQIDLSVGSVVAVTGALSAVLVIRQGLPWWVGVLAAIVFGLLIGAWQGFWVAFVGIPGFIVTLAGMLLFRGLTYQILDNVSLSPFPKPYYNVANGFLNGLLGGPGFDVFTLVIFAIGAAGFAYSQWRTRQGRIRYNQAVEAMWIFVVKIVAVAALVMWFGNQLANSRGLPIILILLAVLVLIYGLLAGSTTFGRNVYAIGGNKTAAALSGINVKMVSFWTYVNMGFLAAVAGVAYSARMNGAQPGAGNMFELDAIAACFIGGASTTGGIGKISGALIGGLIMAVLSNGMQLMGASTSMQQIVKGLVLLVAVAFDVYNKRRAGGQ